A single Mercenaria mercenaria strain notata chromosome 9, MADL_Memer_1, whole genome shotgun sequence DNA region contains:
- the LOC128559208 gene encoding uncharacterized protein K02A2.6-like, translating to MHDKIHNAHLGIEKCTQRAKEIMFWPKMFNDIKQRVMECPVCLEHRSENVKEPMIQTPLPDRPWQTVATNIFTWQGKDFIVLVDYYSRYFELSQLTSKRAQNIIQKLKSYFSRHGIPETLISDNASYYTCQSFAGCAREWDFSNRTSSPTYSQSNGLAEKFVSIFKNLLTKSTQAGTDPYIALLEYRNTPLACDKTPAQLLMSRQLRSILPVMDSNLEPRIPDKSSVRNKMLNIKNRSKFYYERSAKPMESLEKVVGIRIRQGKTWQPAVGSSSF from the coding sequence ATGCATGACAAAATTCACAATGCACATTTAGGTATTGAGAAATGTACACAAAGAGCTAAGGAGAtaatgttttggccaaaaatgttTAATGACATAAAACAGAGAGTTATGGAATGCCCAGTATGTCTTGAACATCGGTCAGAAAATGTGAAAGAACCTATGATTCAAACACCTTTGCCTGATAGGCCATGGCAGACAGTTGCAACCAACATATTTACATGGCAAGGTAAAGATTTCATTGTTCTAGTTGATTACTACAGCAGGTACTTTGAGCTTAGTCAGTTAACAAGCAAAAGAGCTCAAAATATTATCCAGAAACTGAAAAGCTACTTCAGTAGACATGGAATACCTGAAACCCTGATAAGTGACAATGCTAGCTATTACACGTGTCAAAGCTTTGCTGGTTGTGCTAGAGAATGGGATTTTAGCAACAGAACGTCAAGTCCAACGTATAGCCAAAGTAACGGCCTTGCAGaaaaatttgtttctattttcaaaaaTCTGCTTACTAAGTCCACACAGGCTGGTACGGATCCCTACATAGCACTTCTTGAGTATAGGAATACCCCTTTAGCTTGTGACAAGACACCTGCACAGTTGCTTATGTCTAGACAGCTAAGGTCAATTTTACCAGTAATGGATTCAAACCTTGAACCCAGAATACCAGACAAATCGAGTGTCCGAAACAAAATGCTGAACATAAAAAACAGGtcaaaattttattatgaaaGATCTGCCAAACCTATGGAATCCCTTGAAAAAGTAGTAGGTATTAGGATAAGACAAGGTAAAACTTGGCAACCCGCTGTAGGTTCTAGTAGTTTCTAG